The window TCtgtgtgaaataataaaataatttgtgcttttatcattttgtTGACAAAAAACCCAAACGTCACCCCATTTGGGAGCTGTGATATGTGGGTGAATCTGTTTTCAATGCAGCTAACCTCGGGCCACTGTATGACAGTTGAGTTACTGCAAAAAGACGGTCATTGTGACACTGTAAAGTAATGAAACTATGGCACCATGTgacttttaaaaccattttaatagGTTAAGTGTTATATTATTGGCTTGGAAAATAAGTTTCCATCACAGACCGAAAATGTAAAGCCTTGTTTCAGTATGAGTTGGGTGAGACTTCCAACTTCAGGAAAAAGTTGGGGGATTATTTAATGTGTGTAGTATGAATGTAATCTGGACACATTATACTCACTATGTGgtcattgtcacatgaccagtTGCGTTGTGTCACTGCCAATCATAAAtcctctcctgtggcctcatTGTATATTAAAGTGTTCATCGTACGCACACTTCAGAATCATGCcggaagtagtagtagtagggaACTATGTGATTTCAGATGAATCCACAGACTTCATGACAATGGTGCTCAAATGCTCAAATTTTGGCCTGCAAAAATACAGTACGGTAAGACGACACTTGGACGTGAGTTTGAAGgcagttgatataaaaaaatattgtgcaatTAGAAGCAAAAGCAAAATAGGAAAACTTCAACTGTCTCTCAAAATGGTCGAGTGTGTTAAAGACAGGGGGTTTCAAACCCAGCATTGCACAGTTTGCCTATCTCGCTTATCAGACACACTCAGTTGAGGTCTTGCACATGATTTGATGATTTGAATCAGGTGTTAGATGAGGGAGACGTGTGCAGTGCAGggtttgaaaacccctggttAAAGATACCATCACGTCACAAATTCCTTCTGTATCCACAGAAAGCTCATCATCAACCCTGACTGCTGCTGAAATCATTACACTGTTGGttaatttagtaaaaataatCACAATGTCTTAAAGCAAGTTAATTATTTAGACCTGATGACAGTTGCATGTTTGATTAAGTATTATAAGGTTTGTTTTTCAGATTTTGAATAATGTGTCTTTAAATTTTGCACAATGTGATCAGGCGCCCCATTAACGGTCATAATAAACTTTTTCTAAAAGTGCCTCCGATTATGATTAATCTGCCTTGAGATGGGTTGCTCCACTCTCTATCTGGTCATCTGACAAATAGGCAGAATGCAATTGTAGTCATGCCATAAATCTGCAGATGTAAAGAGCTGCTCAGTGCACTGGAAAAGTTAGGCAGAGGTCAGACAACTTTATgaggatctcacacacacacacacacacacgtttacttaCCTTACCTTACCTATCTAATTGGGGACATTCCATATCCatgatggtttttatactgtacaaactgtatattctctcACTATAAGCCAACCTAACACTTAAACTtacccctcacaggaaactttctgcatatttacaattttaataatttttttacatttttacaaacatttttataccagttttacaaatgaggagaTTTTGGAGATTTTTTGTgagattttgtcaggtttagctcacttttcagtacaaatttgtccccaaaatatacttaagtaggtacacacacaaacacagttaaacagaacaaactgagtgTGAAGCATGAGATGGGAATGATTCATGCAGGTACTCAGCATTATGTACTTAATAATGAGAGGAAACTGTTGCAACAGTGTTCAACTCAGAGCAAAGTGCATGAAAAGTATTTTACACCTATTGCTGGGAAGAAATAGTTTGATTTCTGGCTTATCACAAGATGTCACTGGGATGACCCGCtgtgaaaatgtaattattcagATATACAAGACTGAAGTGTGTTCATTCACTACAGACTTATTGATGAATCTATTAATAATCCTTGGGCTAGTGTAAAATAATGTATTGAGTCAAGACAGAGTTATTTACATGCTTTTCACAAAAAGCATAAGCAGCTTTACAGATTGATTTACTCTATTCTAATATAGATACAAGATTTGTTTAGCTACcagattatgatttttttttatagaggcCTAAAAAACATAAGGTATAACACACAATCAAATAATAAGGtaatgctttatatattttttaatatgatttattttaaagtcaCCAAATTAGATcaaacatttagaaataaaaacaatttgcGACGCTTACACTCTGTTATCAGATTAAAAAGACGCGACTGCGCCTTTAAATTGTCCGGCTGTTGTCATAGTAACCAGAGGTTCGGTGTGTTTTGCGACAGATCGTGTTCTGTGCCGCAGGACATCAGCAGCAAGATGAAAGCAACATAAACGCTTGTGAGTTTCATTAACTTAATCCACATATActcatatttaatgtatatataatatataacatatgaAGCGTGTGACGAGAGTGAGTGATAATGTGATCTGCGTGTTGAACAACTTTATAATGTGGCCTTGCGTTTGTAGAATAACCATTACTTAAAATATAGGCAGATTTCTGCATGTTTACATACACATTTAATTTCTCCCTAGGTTATTTTAACACGTCAACCTTCACAAAAGGTATTATTATGGATTTTGGACAGAGTGCCGTTGTATTCTCTTAAATGCTGTGCTATAAATACATGATATGATAATCAGAACTGGTAATACCTTGGATTCTTGGAATATGGAAATACCATGGTTTATGAATATGGTATTTATTATGTACCATGGTATTGCCATAATACTTTTGTAAGGgattttgcaatgcattctgtcagaaaGCTATCAAATTAAACATTATGTTTATAGCACATTTACagcactgtttattattattgacttTTTTAATGGCCAATGCTAATAAACTGGAGAGCTAATGATATGTGTGCATTGATACTGACATGGAACAGAAGTTGAGAAACTAATGAGAAATGAGCAGGGTACACCACATTCAGCAATGTGAAAACCTATAGGCAATATAGCAATCCTTTAGCTCAAACAATAGAGGATGGCACTAACAATGCCaagcaaggtcatgggttcgattcccagggaatgcatgatcTGATCAAATGTCCAACATGAATGCAAAGTAGGatgttttgaataaaagcatctgcctaATGCATTAATGTTAATATCAACAACATTAAAAAGAGCTAATGAATCAGTTAATCCTAAATTGCAATTATTTACACATGGTCTTCGATTGAGTTAAAATATGTTCTCAACTTGGCATATTAACCAGTGAAGCATGGCAAAACAGCAATGTTCTAAACTTACCTTGTTGGAAAAAGTAAGTGCGTTTTTATTTTCAAACCAcatgaaagaagaaatggttgtgaaaatgcaagtaaaaataaCCTAATTCTTATAAAATCAGAGAACACCATTGTTTCCAGTGGAGACATGTGGGTTTAATAAGGTATTCAGTGTCTCTGAAGCTGTCGAGTTAGCTCACAAATTATACCAAATATAATCTAGCGGAGCATGTGTTATCACACATTGTGCATTATTTacaggctttttttattttatacttctATACAACCATAATTGCTCATATTAATGCTCAGCCTGGATGATATATTTGACCACCACTAattattggtattattattattttttctctagaGTTTCAGTGCTATGGAGATGCCCACTGAGTGAGCACCAATGCACTAAGTCATGGGAACATCATGTTAACATCCGTCTGCATTTTAGCTAGCTGCAGGTGATCCTGTTATGCAACATGCAGCCCTGGAGTTACCGGAAGAGTCCTGTTAGTGGGACTTCCTGAATCCAGGGGGTTTCCAGGCCCACCCATGCCTGTCATCCCCATCCCACGGAGGGTTCGCTCCTTCCACGGCCCTCACACTACCTGCATGCACTCGGCCTGTGGCCCTGCGCGCACCACCCAACTCGTACGCACCAAATACAACAACTTTGACCTGTACCTGAAGTCTCGATGGATGTATAGTTTCATCCGATTCCTTCTTTATTTTGGCTGCAGCCTTTTTACATCCCTCCTCTGGGTGGCGCTGTCTGCACTCTTTTGCCTGCAGTACGTGAGCGTGCGAATTTTCCTTCGCCTTCAGTATAAGCTGTCTGTCATTCTCCTGCTGCTGGGTCACCGCCGGCTGGACTTCGGCATCCTCAATGATCTGTTTATATACAGCATGCATGTTACCATGTTTCTGATTGGAGGCCTGGGATGGTGTTTCATGGTCTTTGTAGATATGTGAACCTCTGACTGGCTGAGTGAAATCTGTGTTGAAGGACAGAAGTCTTATGCTTAGTCAAACTGCCTTTGATTTGCTCTTTGAGCATGCAACTTTTACACATCATGACAGAACTGAGAACATGTGTGAAACACTCTTTAAAAGAGCTAAAATGCTTTTCCACAGTTTGCATACAGCATTTCAGTCCAGTGTAAGAAAAAATGTTATGactgttttttcattttttttcaaggttttatATGAATCAAATCTGTTGTGTGTTGTATTCTAACATTGTGCATTGGGGAATATCattaactttgtttgttttttgtcactAAACCAATGCCTCATGTTTTTACTGTAGATCTGCATGTGCTTTGATTTAATTTCTTTTGAAAAGGTGGTATT of the Carassius gibelio isolate Cgi1373 ecotype wild population from Czech Republic chromosome A5, carGib1.2-hapl.c, whole genome shotgun sequence genome contains:
- the LOC127992506 gene encoding transmembrane protein 250, producing MPVIPIPRRVRSFHGPHTTCMHSACGPARTTQLVRTKYNNFDLYLKSRWMYSFIRFLLYFGCSLFTSLLWVALSALFCLQYVSVRIFLRLQYKLSVILLLLGHRRLDFGILNDLFIYSMHVTMFLIGGLGWCFMVFVDM